From Poecile atricapillus isolate bPoeAtr1 chromosome 11, bPoeAtr1.hap1, whole genome shotgun sequence, one genomic window encodes:
- the AP3B2 gene encoding AP-3 complex subunit beta-2 isoform X2, whose amino-acid sequence MAASPAYGEEKGGSSSLGEPEYGHDPASGGIFSSDYKRHDDLKEMLDSNKDSLKLEAMKRIVAMIARGKNASDLFPAVVKNVACKNIEVKKLVYVYLVRYAEEQQDLALLSISTFQRGLKDPNQLIRASALRVLSSIRVPIIVPIMMLAIKEAASDMSPYVRKTAAHAIPKLYSLDSDQKDQLIEVIEKLLADKTTLVAGSVVMAFEEVCPERIDLIHKNYRKLCNLLIDVEEWGQVVIINMLTRYARTQFLSPNQNVVMAVAQLYFHLAPKAEVGVIAKALVRLLRSHSEVQYVVLQNVATMSIKRRGMFEPYLKSFYIRSTDPTQIKILKLEVLTNLANETNISTILREFQTYIRSMDKDFVAATIQAIGRCATNIGKVRDTCLNGLVQLLSNRDELVVAESVVVIKKLLQMQPAQHSEIIKHMAKLTDNIQVPMARASILWLIGEYCEHVPKIAPDVLRKMAKSFTNEEDIVKLQVINLAAKLYLTNSKQSKLLTQYVLNLAKYDQNYDIRDRARFIRQLIVPTEKSGALNKYAKKLFLAQKPAPILESSFKDRDHFQLGSLSHLLNAKAVGYQELPDWPDEAPDPSVRNVEVPEWTKCTSREKRKEKVEKPFYSDSEGESGPTESADSEPESGSEEHSTSSSSGSSSSDTEEEEEEEDSREQSEDKEEEEEEKRPKRKDKDGSHKAVSGSAGSPSEEEEEEEGAKKGKKKAPQGRKGRAETSSEEASTSESSSSGSDSGSEAEAKQRKAPPSSKASSKEISLLDLDDFTPPPPQPIPSSSIISTSLVTDLEGLTLTDTSLTPTLLSPAFSAVKTYELLHRMAGEGLAVEYCFSRRPFPGDPHMVAVQIQISNNTDTEVKNLRVNEPKPLSGMRIQEFPEIERLAPGDTASVVMGIDFCDSTQAANFQLCTHTRQFYVSIQPPVGELMAPVFMSENEFKKEQGKLMGMSEITEKLMLPEKCQSDHTIVQQVTSAANVGRVPCGASNEYRFAAKTVTSGSLVLITLERREGSTAQLTINSEKMVIGTMLVKDIIQALAQ is encoded by the exons ATGGCCGCCAGCCCGGCCTACGGCGAGGAGAAGGGCGGCTCCTCCAGCCTGGGCGAGCCCGAGTACGGCCATGACCCCGCCAGCGGCGGCATCTTCTCATCCGACTACAAGAG GCATGATGACCTCAAGGAGATGCTTGACAGCAACAAGGACTCACTCAAGCTGGAGGCCATGAAGAGGATTGTGGCG ATGATTGCCCGTGGTAAAAATGCCTCTGATCTCTTCCCAGCTGTGGTGAAAAATGTTGCCTGCAAGAACATTGAG GTGAAGAAGCTGGTGTACGTGTACCTGGTGCGCTAcgcagaggagcagcaggatctGGCCCTGCTCTCCATCTCCACCTTCCAGCGAGGACTCAAG GACCCCAACCAGCTGATCCGCGCCAGTGCCCTGCGGGTTCTGTCCAGCATCCGTGTGCCCATAATCGTGCCCATCATGATGTTGGCGATCAAGGAGGCTGCCTCAGACATGTCCCCATACGTGCGCAAGACAGCCGCCCATGCCATCCCCAAGCTGTACAG CCTTGACTCAGACCAGAAGGACCAGCTCATTGAAGTTATTGAGAAGCTGCTGGCGGACAAGACCACG CTGGTGGCTGGCAGCGTGGTGATGGCATTTGAGGAGGTATGCCCAGAGCGCATAGACCTCATCCACAAGAACTACCGCAAGCTCTGCAACCTGCTCATCGATGTGGAGGAGTGGGGGCAGGTGGTCATCATCAACATGCTGACCCGCTACGCCCGCACCCAGTTCCTCAGCCCCAACCAGAAC GTGGTGAtggctgtggcacagctctACTTCCACCTGGCACCCAAGGCAGAGGTTGGAGTCATTGCCAAGGCGCTGGTACGGCTCCTGCGGAGTCACAG TGAGGTGCAGTATGTTGTGCTGCAGAATGTGGCCACCATGTCCATCAAGCGGCGG GGGATGTTTGAGCCCTATCTGAAAAGTTTCTACATCCGCTCCACGGACCCCACACAAATCAAGATTCTCAAG CTGGAGGTCCTCACCAACCTGGCCAACGAGACCAACATCTCCACCATCCTGCGAGAGTTCCAG ACCTACATCCGCAGCATGGACAAGGACTTTGTGGCAGCCACCATCCAAGCCATTGGGCGCTGTGCCACCAACATCGGGAAGGTGCGGGACACCTGCCTCAATGGCCTGgtccagctcctctccaacaGGGATG AACTGGTGGTGGCCGAATCTGTGGTGGTCATCAaaaagctgctgcagatgcAGCCGGCCCAGCACAGTGAGATCATCAAGCACATGGCCAAGCTCACTGACAACATCCAG GTGCCAATGGCACGGGCCAGCATCCTGTGGCTCATCGGTGAGTACTGCGAGCACGTGCCCAAGATTGCGCCTGATGTGCTGCGCAAGATGGCCAAGTCCTTCACCAACGAGGAGGACATCGTCAAGCTGCAAGTCATCAATCTGGCGGCTAAGCTCTATCTGACCAACTCCAAGCAG AGCAAGCTGCTGACCCAATACGTCCTCAACTTGGCCAAATACGACCAGAATTATGACATCCGTGACCGGGCTCGCTTCATCCGCCAGCTCATCGTGCCCACCGAGAAGAGCGGGGCCCTGAACAAGTATGCCAAGAAGCTCTTCCTGGCCCAAAAACCAGCTCCCATCTTGGAGTCTTCCTTCAAAG ATCGGGACCATTTCCAACTGGGCTCCCTGTCCCATCTGCTCAATGCTAAGGCTGTGGGCTACCAGGAGCTGCCGGACTGGCCGGACGAGGCCCCTGACCCCTCCGTGAGGAATGTGGAG GTTCCTGAGTGGACCAAGTGCACCAGCcgggagaagagaaaggagaaggtgGAGAAGCCTTTCTACTCTGACTCAGAGGGAGAATCGGGGCCCACAGAGTCGGCAGACAGTG AGCCTGAGTCCGGCAGTGAAGAGCACAGCACCAGtagcagctctggcagctccagctctgacactgaggaggaggaagaggaggaagacagCAGGGAGCAGTCAGAggacaaggaggaggaggaggaggagaagaggcCAAAGAGGAAGGACAAGGACGGTTCCCATAAGGCAGTCTCAGGGAGCGCAGGCAG ccccagcgaggaagaggaggaggaagaaggggcAAAGAAGGGCAAGAAGAAGGCCCCACAAGGGAGGAAGGGCCGTGCTGAAACCTCATCAGAGGAGGCCAGCACCTCCGagagcagctcctctggctCCGACTCGGGCTCCGAGGCAGAGGCCAAGCAGAGGAAGGCG ccccccagcagCAAGGCCAGCTCCAAGGAGATCTCCTTGCTTGACCTGGATGACT tcactcctcctcctcctcagcccaTCCCCTCCAGCAGCATCATCTCCACCAGCCTGGTGACTGACCTGGAGGGCCTCACCCTCACCGACACCTCCCTGACACCCACC CTGCTGAGCCCAGCCTTCAGTGCAGTGAAGACCTACGAGCTGCTGCACCGCATGGCAGGCGAGGGGCTTGCAGTTGAGTACTGCTTCAGCCGCCGGCCCTTCCCGGGAGACCCCCACATGGTGGCCGTCCAGATCCAGATCTCAAACAACACCGACACCGAGGTGAAGAACCTGCGAGTCAATGAACCCAAGCCACTATCTGGCATGCGGATACAGGAGTTCCCTGAGATCG AGCGCCTGGCaccaggggacacagccagcgTGGTGATGGGCATCGACTTCTGTGACTCCACCCAGGCGGCAAACTTCCAGCTGTG CACCCACACACGCCAGTTCTACGTCTCCATCCAGCCACCTGTGGGGGAGCTCATGGCCCCGGTCTTCATGAGCGAGAATGAGTTCAAGAAGGAGCAAG GGAAGTTGATGGGCATGAGTGAGATCACAGAGAAGCTGATGCTGCCTGAGAAATGCCAAAGTGACCACACCATCGTCCAGCAAGTGACCTCGGCTGCCAACGTGGGCCGCGTGCCCTGCGGTGCCAGCAATGAGTACAG GTTTGCGGCCAAGACAGTGACGAGCGGGAGCCTGGTGCTCATCACCCTGGAGCGGCGGGAGGGCTCCACGGCCCAGCTGACCATCAACAGTGAGAAGATGGTCATTGGTACCATGCTGGTGAAGGACATCAttcaggccctggcacagtgA
- the AP3B2 gene encoding AP-3 complex subunit beta-2 isoform X1 — MAASPAYGEEKGGSSSLGEPEYGHDPASGGIFSSDYKRHDDLKEMLDSNKDSLKLEAMKRIVAMIARGKNASDLFPAVVKNVACKNIEVKKLVYVYLVRYAEEQQDLALLSISTFQRGLKDPNQLIRASALRVLSSIRVPIIVPIMMLAIKEAASDMSPYVRKTAAHAIPKLYSLDSDQKDQLIEVIEKLLADKTTLVAGSVVMAFEEVCPERIDLIHKNYRKLCNLLIDVEEWGQVVIINMLTRYARTQFLSPNQNESLLEENTEKAFYGSEEEDAKDAKAEAASLAKRKPYVMDPDHRLLLRNTKPLLQSRNAAVVMAVAQLYFHLAPKAEVGVIAKALVRLLRSHSEVQYVVLQNVATMSIKRRGMFEPYLKSFYIRSTDPTQIKILKLEVLTNLANETNISTILREFQTYIRSMDKDFVAATIQAIGRCATNIGKVRDTCLNGLVQLLSNRDELVVAESVVVIKKLLQMQPAQHSEIIKHMAKLTDNIQVPMARASILWLIGEYCEHVPKIAPDVLRKMAKSFTNEEDIVKLQVINLAAKLYLTNSKQSKLLTQYVLNLAKYDQNYDIRDRARFIRQLIVPTEKSGALNKYAKKLFLAQKPAPILESSFKDRDHFQLGSLSHLLNAKAVGYQELPDWPDEAPDPSVRNVEVPEWTKCTSREKRKEKVEKPFYSDSEGESGPTESADSEPESGSEEHSTSSSSGSSSSDTEEEEEEEDSREQSEDKEEEEEEKRPKRKDKDGSHKAVSGSAGSPSEEEEEEEGAKKGKKKAPQGRKGRAETSSEEASTSESSSSGSDSGSEAEAKQRKAPPSSKASSKEISLLDLDDFTPPPPQPIPSSSIISTSLVTDLEGLTLTDTSLTPTLLSPAFSAVKTYELLHRMAGEGLAVEYCFSRRPFPGDPHMVAVQIQISNNTDTEVKNLRVNEPKPLSGMRIQEFPEIERLAPGDTASVVMGIDFCDSTQAANFQLCTHTRQFYVSIQPPVGELMAPVFMSENEFKKEQGKLMGMSEITEKLMLPEKCQSDHTIVQQVTSAANVGRVPCGASNEYRFAAKTVTSGSLVLITLERREGSTAQLTINSEKMVIGTMLVKDIIQALAQ, encoded by the exons ATGGCCGCCAGCCCGGCCTACGGCGAGGAGAAGGGCGGCTCCTCCAGCCTGGGCGAGCCCGAGTACGGCCATGACCCCGCCAGCGGCGGCATCTTCTCATCCGACTACAAGAG GCATGATGACCTCAAGGAGATGCTTGACAGCAACAAGGACTCACTCAAGCTGGAGGCCATGAAGAGGATTGTGGCG ATGATTGCCCGTGGTAAAAATGCCTCTGATCTCTTCCCAGCTGTGGTGAAAAATGTTGCCTGCAAGAACATTGAG GTGAAGAAGCTGGTGTACGTGTACCTGGTGCGCTAcgcagaggagcagcaggatctGGCCCTGCTCTCCATCTCCACCTTCCAGCGAGGACTCAAG GACCCCAACCAGCTGATCCGCGCCAGTGCCCTGCGGGTTCTGTCCAGCATCCGTGTGCCCATAATCGTGCCCATCATGATGTTGGCGATCAAGGAGGCTGCCTCAGACATGTCCCCATACGTGCGCAAGACAGCCGCCCATGCCATCCCCAAGCTGTACAG CCTTGACTCAGACCAGAAGGACCAGCTCATTGAAGTTATTGAGAAGCTGCTGGCGGACAAGACCACG CTGGTGGCTGGCAGCGTGGTGATGGCATTTGAGGAGGTATGCCCAGAGCGCATAGACCTCATCCACAAGAACTACCGCAAGCTCTGCAACCTGCTCATCGATGTGGAGGAGTGGGGGCAGGTGGTCATCATCAACATGCTGACCCGCTACGCCCGCACCCAGTTCCTCAGCCCCAACCAGAAC GAGTCCTTGCTGGAGGAGAACACTGAGAAGGCTTTCTATggctctgaggaggaggatgccaAGGATGCCAAGGCAGAGGCAGCCTCGTTGGCCAAGCGCAAGCCCTATGTCATGGACCCCGACCACCGCCTGCTCCTGCGCAACACCAAGCCCCTGCTGCAGAGCCGCAATGCCGCG GTGGTGAtggctgtggcacagctctACTTCCACCTGGCACCCAAGGCAGAGGTTGGAGTCATTGCCAAGGCGCTGGTACGGCTCCTGCGGAGTCACAG TGAGGTGCAGTATGTTGTGCTGCAGAATGTGGCCACCATGTCCATCAAGCGGCGG GGGATGTTTGAGCCCTATCTGAAAAGTTTCTACATCCGCTCCACGGACCCCACACAAATCAAGATTCTCAAG CTGGAGGTCCTCACCAACCTGGCCAACGAGACCAACATCTCCACCATCCTGCGAGAGTTCCAG ACCTACATCCGCAGCATGGACAAGGACTTTGTGGCAGCCACCATCCAAGCCATTGGGCGCTGTGCCACCAACATCGGGAAGGTGCGGGACACCTGCCTCAATGGCCTGgtccagctcctctccaacaGGGATG AACTGGTGGTGGCCGAATCTGTGGTGGTCATCAaaaagctgctgcagatgcAGCCGGCCCAGCACAGTGAGATCATCAAGCACATGGCCAAGCTCACTGACAACATCCAG GTGCCAATGGCACGGGCCAGCATCCTGTGGCTCATCGGTGAGTACTGCGAGCACGTGCCCAAGATTGCGCCTGATGTGCTGCGCAAGATGGCCAAGTCCTTCACCAACGAGGAGGACATCGTCAAGCTGCAAGTCATCAATCTGGCGGCTAAGCTCTATCTGACCAACTCCAAGCAG AGCAAGCTGCTGACCCAATACGTCCTCAACTTGGCCAAATACGACCAGAATTATGACATCCGTGACCGGGCTCGCTTCATCCGCCAGCTCATCGTGCCCACCGAGAAGAGCGGGGCCCTGAACAAGTATGCCAAGAAGCTCTTCCTGGCCCAAAAACCAGCTCCCATCTTGGAGTCTTCCTTCAAAG ATCGGGACCATTTCCAACTGGGCTCCCTGTCCCATCTGCTCAATGCTAAGGCTGTGGGCTACCAGGAGCTGCCGGACTGGCCGGACGAGGCCCCTGACCCCTCCGTGAGGAATGTGGAG GTTCCTGAGTGGACCAAGTGCACCAGCcgggagaagagaaaggagaaggtgGAGAAGCCTTTCTACTCTGACTCAGAGGGAGAATCGGGGCCCACAGAGTCGGCAGACAGTG AGCCTGAGTCCGGCAGTGAAGAGCACAGCACCAGtagcagctctggcagctccagctctgacactgaggaggaggaagaggaggaagacagCAGGGAGCAGTCAGAggacaaggaggaggaggaggaggagaagaggcCAAAGAGGAAGGACAAGGACGGTTCCCATAAGGCAGTCTCAGGGAGCGCAGGCAG ccccagcgaggaagaggaggaggaagaaggggcAAAGAAGGGCAAGAAGAAGGCCCCACAAGGGAGGAAGGGCCGTGCTGAAACCTCATCAGAGGAGGCCAGCACCTCCGagagcagctcctctggctCCGACTCGGGCTCCGAGGCAGAGGCCAAGCAGAGGAAGGCG ccccccagcagCAAGGCCAGCTCCAAGGAGATCTCCTTGCTTGACCTGGATGACT tcactcctcctcctcctcagcccaTCCCCTCCAGCAGCATCATCTCCACCAGCCTGGTGACTGACCTGGAGGGCCTCACCCTCACCGACACCTCCCTGACACCCACC CTGCTGAGCCCAGCCTTCAGTGCAGTGAAGACCTACGAGCTGCTGCACCGCATGGCAGGCGAGGGGCTTGCAGTTGAGTACTGCTTCAGCCGCCGGCCCTTCCCGGGAGACCCCCACATGGTGGCCGTCCAGATCCAGATCTCAAACAACACCGACACCGAGGTGAAGAACCTGCGAGTCAATGAACCCAAGCCACTATCTGGCATGCGGATACAGGAGTTCCCTGAGATCG AGCGCCTGGCaccaggggacacagccagcgTGGTGATGGGCATCGACTTCTGTGACTCCACCCAGGCGGCAAACTTCCAGCTGTG CACCCACACACGCCAGTTCTACGTCTCCATCCAGCCACCTGTGGGGGAGCTCATGGCCCCGGTCTTCATGAGCGAGAATGAGTTCAAGAAGGAGCAAG GGAAGTTGATGGGCATGAGTGAGATCACAGAGAAGCTGATGCTGCCTGAGAAATGCCAAAGTGACCACACCATCGTCCAGCAAGTGACCTCGGCTGCCAACGTGGGCCGCGTGCCCTGCGGTGCCAGCAATGAGTACAG GTTTGCGGCCAAGACAGTGACGAGCGGGAGCCTGGTGCTCATCACCCTGGAGCGGCGGGAGGGCTCCACGGCCCAGCTGACCATCAACAGTGAGAAGATGGTCATTGGTACCATGCTGGTGAAGGACATCAttcaggccctggcacagtgA
- the AP3B2 gene encoding AP-3 complex subunit beta-2 isoform X3 has product MAASPAYGEEKGGSSSLGEPEYGHDPASGGIFSSDYKRHDDLKEMLDSNKDSLKLEAMKRIVAMIARGKNASDLFPAVVKNVACKNIEVKKLVYVYLVRYAEEQQDLALLSISTFQRGLKDPNQLIRASALRVLSSIRVPIIVPIMMLAIKEAASDMSPYVRKTAAHAIPKLYSLDSDQKDQLIEVIEKLLADKTTLVAGSVVMAFEEVCPERIDLIHKNYRKLCNLLIDVEEWGQVVIINMLTRYARTQFLSPNQNESLLEENTEKAFYGSEEEDAKDAKAEAASLAKRKPYVMDPDHRLLLRNTKPLLQSRNAAVVMAVAQLYFHLAPKAEVGVIAKALVRLLRSHSEVQYVVLQNVATMSIKRRGMFEPYLKSFYIRSTDPTQIKILKLEVLTNLANETNISTILREFQTYIRSMDKDFVAATIQAIGRCATNIGKVRDTCLNGLVQLLSNRDELVVAESVVVIKKLLQMQPAQHSEIIKHMAKLTDNIQVPMARASILWLIGEYCEHVPKIAPDVLRKMAKSFTNEEDIVKLQVINLAAKLYLTNSKQSKLLTQYVLNLAKYDQNYDIRDRARFIRQLIVPTEKSGALNKYAKKLFLAQKPAPILESSFKDRDHFQLGSLSHLLNAKAVGYQELPDWPDEAPDPSVRNVEVPEWTKCTSREKRKEKVEKPFYSDSEGESGPTESADSEPESGSEEHSTSSSSGSSSSDTEEEEEEEDSREQSEDKEEEEEEKRPKRKDKDGSHKAVSGSAGSPSEEEEEEEGAKKGKKKAPQGRKGRAETSSEEASTSESSSSGSDSGSEAEAKQRKAPPSSKASSKEISLLDLDDFTPPPPQPIPSSSIISTSLVTDLEGLTLTDTSLTPTLLSPAFSAVKTYELLHRMAGEGLAVEYCFSRRPFPGDPHMVAVQIQISNNTDTEVKNLRVNEPKPLSGMRIQEFPEIVAALWFQSAWHQGTQPAW; this is encoded by the exons ATGGCCGCCAGCCCGGCCTACGGCGAGGAGAAGGGCGGCTCCTCCAGCCTGGGCGAGCCCGAGTACGGCCATGACCCCGCCAGCGGCGGCATCTTCTCATCCGACTACAAGAG GCATGATGACCTCAAGGAGATGCTTGACAGCAACAAGGACTCACTCAAGCTGGAGGCCATGAAGAGGATTGTGGCG ATGATTGCCCGTGGTAAAAATGCCTCTGATCTCTTCCCAGCTGTGGTGAAAAATGTTGCCTGCAAGAACATTGAG GTGAAGAAGCTGGTGTACGTGTACCTGGTGCGCTAcgcagaggagcagcaggatctGGCCCTGCTCTCCATCTCCACCTTCCAGCGAGGACTCAAG GACCCCAACCAGCTGATCCGCGCCAGTGCCCTGCGGGTTCTGTCCAGCATCCGTGTGCCCATAATCGTGCCCATCATGATGTTGGCGATCAAGGAGGCTGCCTCAGACATGTCCCCATACGTGCGCAAGACAGCCGCCCATGCCATCCCCAAGCTGTACAG CCTTGACTCAGACCAGAAGGACCAGCTCATTGAAGTTATTGAGAAGCTGCTGGCGGACAAGACCACG CTGGTGGCTGGCAGCGTGGTGATGGCATTTGAGGAGGTATGCCCAGAGCGCATAGACCTCATCCACAAGAACTACCGCAAGCTCTGCAACCTGCTCATCGATGTGGAGGAGTGGGGGCAGGTGGTCATCATCAACATGCTGACCCGCTACGCCCGCACCCAGTTCCTCAGCCCCAACCAGAAC GAGTCCTTGCTGGAGGAGAACACTGAGAAGGCTTTCTATggctctgaggaggaggatgccaAGGATGCCAAGGCAGAGGCAGCCTCGTTGGCCAAGCGCAAGCCCTATGTCATGGACCCCGACCACCGCCTGCTCCTGCGCAACACCAAGCCCCTGCTGCAGAGCCGCAATGCCGCG GTGGTGAtggctgtggcacagctctACTTCCACCTGGCACCCAAGGCAGAGGTTGGAGTCATTGCCAAGGCGCTGGTACGGCTCCTGCGGAGTCACAG TGAGGTGCAGTATGTTGTGCTGCAGAATGTGGCCACCATGTCCATCAAGCGGCGG GGGATGTTTGAGCCCTATCTGAAAAGTTTCTACATCCGCTCCACGGACCCCACACAAATCAAGATTCTCAAG CTGGAGGTCCTCACCAACCTGGCCAACGAGACCAACATCTCCACCATCCTGCGAGAGTTCCAG ACCTACATCCGCAGCATGGACAAGGACTTTGTGGCAGCCACCATCCAAGCCATTGGGCGCTGTGCCACCAACATCGGGAAGGTGCGGGACACCTGCCTCAATGGCCTGgtccagctcctctccaacaGGGATG AACTGGTGGTGGCCGAATCTGTGGTGGTCATCAaaaagctgctgcagatgcAGCCGGCCCAGCACAGTGAGATCATCAAGCACATGGCCAAGCTCACTGACAACATCCAG GTGCCAATGGCACGGGCCAGCATCCTGTGGCTCATCGGTGAGTACTGCGAGCACGTGCCCAAGATTGCGCCTGATGTGCTGCGCAAGATGGCCAAGTCCTTCACCAACGAGGAGGACATCGTCAAGCTGCAAGTCATCAATCTGGCGGCTAAGCTCTATCTGACCAACTCCAAGCAG AGCAAGCTGCTGACCCAATACGTCCTCAACTTGGCCAAATACGACCAGAATTATGACATCCGTGACCGGGCTCGCTTCATCCGCCAGCTCATCGTGCCCACCGAGAAGAGCGGGGCCCTGAACAAGTATGCCAAGAAGCTCTTCCTGGCCCAAAAACCAGCTCCCATCTTGGAGTCTTCCTTCAAAG ATCGGGACCATTTCCAACTGGGCTCCCTGTCCCATCTGCTCAATGCTAAGGCTGTGGGCTACCAGGAGCTGCCGGACTGGCCGGACGAGGCCCCTGACCCCTCCGTGAGGAATGTGGAG GTTCCTGAGTGGACCAAGTGCACCAGCcgggagaagagaaaggagaaggtgGAGAAGCCTTTCTACTCTGACTCAGAGGGAGAATCGGGGCCCACAGAGTCGGCAGACAGTG AGCCTGAGTCCGGCAGTGAAGAGCACAGCACCAGtagcagctctggcagctccagctctgacactgaggaggaggaagaggaggaagacagCAGGGAGCAGTCAGAggacaaggaggaggaggaggaggagaagaggcCAAAGAGGAAGGACAAGGACGGTTCCCATAAGGCAGTCTCAGGGAGCGCAGGCAG ccccagcgaggaagaggaggaggaagaaggggcAAAGAAGGGCAAGAAGAAGGCCCCACAAGGGAGGAAGGGCCGTGCTGAAACCTCATCAGAGGAGGCCAGCACCTCCGagagcagctcctctggctCCGACTCGGGCTCCGAGGCAGAGGCCAAGCAGAGGAAGGCG ccccccagcagCAAGGCCAGCTCCAAGGAGATCTCCTTGCTTGACCTGGATGACT tcactcctcctcctcctcagcccaTCCCCTCCAGCAGCATCATCTCCACCAGCCTGGTGACTGACCTGGAGGGCCTCACCCTCACCGACACCTCCCTGACACCCACC CTGCTGAGCCCAGCCTTCAGTGCAGTGAAGACCTACGAGCTGCTGCACCGCATGGCAGGCGAGGGGCTTGCAGTTGAGTACTGCTTCAGCCGCCGGCCCTTCCCGGGAGACCCCCACATGGTGGCCGTCCAGATCCAGATCTCAAACAACACCGACACCGAGGTGAAGAACCTGCGAGTCAATGAACCCAAGCCACTATCTGGCATGCGGATACAGGAGTTCCCTGAGATCG TGGCAGCCCTGTGGTTTCAGAGCGCCTGGCaccaggggacacagccagcgTGGTGA